Proteins encoded in a region of the Acipenser ruthenus chromosome 11, fAciRut3.2 maternal haplotype, whole genome shotgun sequence genome:
- the LOC117426605 gene encoding UPF0524 protein C3orf70 homolog A-like: MTSLGAQKMPRSEKLDEAQALARSCAGRPDFLPCDGLSMCATHSHGKCFKLHWCCHLGWCHCKYVYQPMTPVGQLPSTSVPATPTDLTDTMDISVSLTERFLKTASFFQPPPCPESPKYCLISDLFIDDYQVKRINGKMCYVQRPPPPPPPLTPQPQNQAVRRAANCKQAVQGSASGNGANEKVSVPKMDHCSSPSSSEDSGINALELHYLESCDEDSEDEDNLSSDEVSSPGSIWDQDECSLLSPSKSTVEIIENIETTV; the protein is encoded by the exons ATGACCTCTTTGGGAGCCCAGAAGATGCCCAGAAGTGAGAAGTTGGACGAGGCACAGGCGCTCGCGAGGAGCTGCGCGGGTAGACCCGACTTTCTGCCTTGTGACGGGCTCTCGATGTGTGCCACACATAGCCATGGGAAGTGTTTTAAACTACACTGGTGCTGTCACCTCGGCTGGTGTCACT gCAAATATGTGTATCAACCCATGACACCAGTGGGGCAGCTGCCCAGCACCTCAGTCCCGGCTACACCTACTGATCTCACAGACACCATGGATATATCTGTCTCGCTGACCGAACGCTTTCTAAAGACTGCCTCCTTCTTCCAGCCACCGCCCTGCCCAGAGTCGCCCAAGTACTGCCTGATCTCCGACCTCTTCATTGATGACTACCAGGTCAAGCGCATCAATGGAAAGATGTGTTACGTGCAGAGACCTCCCCCGCCACCGCCACCCCTCACACCGCAGCCCCAAAACCAAGCCGTCAGACGCGCCGCTAACTGCAAACAGGCAGTCCAAGGTTCAGCGTCAGGAAATGGGGCCAATGAAAAGGTCAGTGTGCCCAAAATGGACCACTGTTCTTCTCCGTCAAGCTCAGAGGATTCTGGGATTAATGCCCTGGAGCTCCACTACCTGGAGTCTTGCGATGAAGACTCGGAGGATGAAGACAATCTGAGTTCGGatgaggtctccagccctggcaGTATATGGGACCAGGATGAGTGCTCCCTGCTGTCTCCCTCCAAATCGACTGTCGAAATCATTGAAAATATAGAAACGACTGTTTAA